The Amycolatopsis nigrescens CSC17Ta-90 genomic interval TGCGCGACGTGCTCTCCGGGACGCTGAACCCCGCGCAGCCCAACGAGGTCAAGGTCAGCCGCCCGTCCGAGGCGCTGGAAGCGCAGCGCATCACGGAGAACTCGTACAGCTCGCTGTTCCTCGGGCTCGGCGCGGTCGCGCTGCTGGTCGGCGGGGTCGGGGTGGCCAATACGATGGTCATCTCGGTGCTCGAACGCCGACGGGAGATCGGCCTGCGGCGGGCGCTCGGTGCGACGAAACGCCAAGTGCGCGCCCAGTTCCTGGCCGAGTCGGTGCTGCTCTCCGGGCTCGGCGGTACCGGTGGTGTGCTGCTCGGCGCGATGGCGACCGCCGGCTACTCGCTGAGCCAGGGCTGGCCGGCCGTGCTGCCGGTGGCCGCGCTGCTCGGCGGCATCGCCCTGTCCGCGCTGGTCGGCGCGATCGCCGGCGCCTATCCGGCGGTGCGCGCCGCCCGGCTCCCACCCACCCAGGCCCTCGCCTGATCAATGGTTCGCGCCTGCTTTTGAGTCAATTTCAGAATTCAGCGGGCCAACGAGGCTCCGGGTGCGAACCGGTGATTGTCGAAGTCATCGGTTCGAGCCCGGAGCCTCGTTGCGCCGTCCACCGCGAAAATCGGCCGTGTAACGCGGAGCTGGTCTTGTACGACAGTGAAGGTAACCAATCCGGGTGGCCCCAGGTACGTGACTTATTGTGTCCGTCTGGCGTGCTGTCACCCTTTAGCGTTGCAATCGGTTCATCCGGGCTGCCTACGTGTCCGGTATGACTACTGGTCAGACGATCGGTGAGCCGATGTCACGCACAATCTGACCCGACGCCAACGGGTGAAAGCTGGTCGAACGATCTTGACGCCCATTCGGGTGATTAGTAGCCTTCGCCACGTCGAGTTCCGGAACCGACGAAAACCCTCAGGCATTGCCTTTCTTCTGCCGTGCAAACAATTCCTTTGTGCGGTTTCGACGACATTCAATGGAGTGTTTTCCTATGATCATGCGCAAAATTCTCACGGTCGGTGCCCTCAGTGCGGCGGCCATGATCGCCGGCGTTGCTCCCGCACTCGCCAGCACCCCGGCCGACGACGTCACCACGCTGCCCGCCGGCGACATCGGCGCGCTGTGCGACTTCGGCACCTACGGCGACTTCAGCGAGCTGTGCGACCCGGCCACGCTGGCGGACGCGGGCAAGTACCTGGACCTGGGCACTTACGGCGACTACAGCTGGCTGCTCTCGCCGGTCGGCTGAAGCGGACCACCTGGGAAACAAAGCCCCGCGGTTGGGGAAAAGGTGGGCCCGCGTGCCGGACATGCACGCGGGCCCACCGCTACCCTACCTTTTACCGCGGGGCGGCCATTTCGGTGGCAGAGTCGAGTGCGAGTTTCCAGGGGTAGTGGTCCAGGACCTTGTCGCCGCCGCGCGGCGGGTGCGGCTCGAAGGCGCCCTCGCCGAGCAGGACTCGGACACCATCGCGCCGCAATTCCTCGACGCTGCGTTGGAACGGCCGGTTGCTCGCGAGACTCTGGTTCACGAAGGGCAGCACCACAACGGGTACGCCAATTCCGCTCAGCTCGGCCAGTTGAGTGGTCAGATAGGTGTCCGCGATACCGGCGGCGAACTTGTTGATGGTGTTGTAGGTGGCCGGTGCCACGATGACGGCGTCGGGCACGGGCAGGCTGGGGTCGCCGGGCTTGCGGTAGCCGGTGCGTGCCGGGTGACCGGTGAGCCGTTCGATCGCGGCCAGGTCGAGGAAGTGGGTCACGGCGGCGGGGCTGGCGATGCAGTAGACCGACCAACCGGCGTCCTGCGCCAGCTCGATCATGACGTCGACCCGCTTGGCCGGGCCCGCGCCGGTCACCATGAGGTAGAGCACTCGCTCGGTCACGCCGCCACCCCCGCACGTTCGGCCATGCCGCTCAGCAGCCGCCCGTGCTCGCCGTTGGTATTGCGCAGTAGCAGGCGTAGTAAGCCGTGCGCCAGCGGCCGGCACCGCACCTCTTCCGGTGCGATCTGTTCCGCGAGTCGCAGGGTTTGTACCGCCGGACGGTAGTGCCCCGTCTTCGCGTTGGCTTCGGTCAGATCCAGCAGGTGGTTCGCCCGGCGTTCGGGAGGTAGCCCGGCCAAGGAGGTGGGGTCGATCGTGCGGGCGTACTCGAGTGCCCGGCCGTGTTCGTGCAGCCGCACCAGTGCCGAGACGCGGTGAATGTCCACATTGGCCTGTTCGAAGAAAGTGTTGTGCCGGTTGTGCTCCGGCTGCAGGCGTTGGGCGGCGGCGGCCGCGTCACGATGCATCTCCAGCGCCAGTCCGGCGTCCTCTCCCTGCGCGGCACTTGTGGACGCCGCAAGGTAGAGCATGCCGTACAGGGCGAGCAGGTGGTCGGCGTCGACCGTCACCTGCGGGCGCATCCTGTCGGCCATCGCGAGTAGCGCGCCGATGGCCTGTGGACGCTGGTCGTCGCCGGTCATCGCGCGGGCAACGCTGCGGGTGGCCCGCGCCAGCGCCCAGGTGTCATCCGCCGCCAGAGCCGCGTGCATGGCGCGATCGGCCGCGAGCCAGGCGAGGTCGCTCGCTTCGAACTTGAGCAGCATGGAAGAGGCCAGCCGGTAGGTGGTGACCAGCATTCGGTGGGCGCCGAGTCTTTCGTCGCC includes:
- a CDS encoding helix-turn-helix domain-containing protein, with the protein product MDDQAKAIGDRVRYWRRRRNLGRKHFADMVGRSASWVDKIEKGERALLRLPMLERVAEVLNIDPAVLTDQPAAERAARCVDPTEVQAIRSALGSYPGLAPAEPPAGTFRITQQADYLDAAWAASHFTVVARHLPTLITAAQNAVPTATGDERLGAHRMLVTTYRLASSMLLKFEASDLAWLAADRAMHAALAADDTWALARATRSVARAMTGDDQRPQAIGALLAMADRMRPQVTVDADHLLALYGMLYLAASTSAAQGEDAGLALEMHRDAAAAAQRLQPEHNRHNTFFEQANVDIHRVSALVRLHEHGRALEYARTIDPTSLAGLPPERRANHLLDLTEANAKTGHYRPAVQTLRLAEQIAPEEVRCRPLAHGLLRLLLRNTNGEHGRLLSGMAERAGVAA
- a CDS encoding flavoprotein, yielding MTERVLYLMVTGAGPAKRVDVMIELAQDAGWSVYCIASPAAVTHFLDLAAIERLTGHPARTGYRKPGDPSLPVPDAVIVAPATYNTINKFAAGIADTYLTTQLAELSGIGVPVVVLPFVNQSLASNRPFQRSVEELRRDGVRVLLGEGAFEPHPPRGGDKVLDHYPWKLALDSATEMAAPR